A window of the Carassius carassius chromosome 36, fCarCar2.1, whole genome shotgun sequence genome harbors these coding sequences:
- the LOC132117357 gene encoding methionine adenosyltransferase 2 subunit beta-like isoform X4: MPGFNYGDYQDEVYTPYRRVLVTGATGLLGHAVYKEFKNNDWDALGCGYNRAQPCFLKCNLLDDDAVRGVIQGFQPHVIVHCAAERRPDVVEHHTEEAMNLNVHACSTLAKESDGIFLIYISTDYVFDGRNPPYGENDAPNPLNLYGKSKLEGEREILRHCPGAAVLRVPILFGEVEKVEESAVTMLWDRVQEGAESCTIDHCQQRFPTYTNDVARVCRNMAERALQDPSLRGIFHYSAKEQMTKYEMAFAIADAFNLPSSHLIPMTEQPAGAGAQRPQNAQLECSRLELLGLSAEPTPFKTAIQDSLWPFQHDKRWRQTVFH, from the exons ATGCCTGGTTTTAACTACGGGGATTATCAG GATGAAGTCTACACTCCATACCGGCGCGTTCTTGTAACTGGTGCAACAGGGCTTCTGGGCCATGCTGTTTACAAGGAGTTCAAGAACAATGACTGGGATGCTTTGGGATGTGGCTACAACCGTGCCCAGCCTTGTTTCCTGAAGTGTAATCTCCTGGATGACGATGCAGTGCGAGGGGTCATTCAGGGGTTTCAG CCTCATGTCATTGTGCACTGTGCTGCTGAGAGGAGGCCAGATGTGGTGGAGCATCACACTGAAGAAGCCATGAACCTGAATGTGCATGCATGTTCTACTCTGGCCAAAGAATCAG ATGGCATCTTCCTCATCTATATCAGCACAGATTACGTTTTTGATGGACGTAATCCTCCCTATGGAGAAAACGATGCCCCTAATCCTTTGAACTTGTATGGGAAGTCCAAGCTAGAAGGTGAAAGGGAGATTCTCAGACACTGCCCAG GCGCGGCTGTACTACGAGTGCCCATTCTGTTTGGAGAGGTGGAGAAGGTTGAAGAGAGCGCAGTGACCATGTTGTGGGACCGTGTTCAGGAGGGAGCCGAGAGCTGCACCATAGACCACTGTCAGCAACGCTTCCCCACTTATACTAATGATGTGGCACGTGTCTGCCGGAACATGGCTGAGAGAGCCCTTCAG GATCCATCACTGCGTGGAATCTTCCATTACTCTGCCAAAGAACAGATGACCAAATATGAGATGGCCTTTGCAATAGCAGATGCTTTCAACCTGCCCAGCAGTCATCTAATACCT ATGACAGAGCAGCCTGCTGGAGCAGGAGCCCAAAGGCCTCAAAATGCCCAGTTAGAGTGCTCACGTCTGGAGCTCCTCGGTCTGAGTGCGGAACCCACCCCTTTCAAGACTGCCATTCAGGACAGCCTCTGGCCCTTCCAGCATGACAAACGATGGAGGCAGACTGTCTTTCATTAA
- the LOC132117357 gene encoding methionine adenosyltransferase 2 subunit beta-like isoform X3: protein MPGFNYGDYQDEVYTPYRRVLVTGATGLLGHAVYKEFKNNDWDALGCGYNRAQPCFLKCNLLDDDAVRGVIQGFQPHVIVHCAAERRPDVVEHHTEEAMNLNVHACSTLAKESDGIFLIYISTDYVFDGRNPPYGENDAPNPLNLYGKSKLEGEREILRHCPAGAAVLRVPILFGEVEKVEESAVTMLWDRVQEGAESCTIDHCQQRFPTYTNDVARVCRNMAERALQDPSLRGIFHYSAKEQMTKYEMAFAIADAFNLPSSHLIPMTEQPAGAGAQRPQNAQLECSRLELLGLSAEPTPFKTAIQDSLWPFQHDKRWRQTVFH from the exons ATGCCTGGTTTTAACTACGGGGATTATCAG GATGAAGTCTACACTCCATACCGGCGCGTTCTTGTAACTGGTGCAACAGGGCTTCTGGGCCATGCTGTTTACAAGGAGTTCAAGAACAATGACTGGGATGCTTTGGGATGTGGCTACAACCGTGCCCAGCCTTGTTTCCTGAAGTGTAATCTCCTGGATGACGATGCAGTGCGAGGGGTCATTCAGGGGTTTCAG CCTCATGTCATTGTGCACTGTGCTGCTGAGAGGAGGCCAGATGTGGTGGAGCATCACACTGAAGAAGCCATGAACCTGAATGTGCATGCATGTTCTACTCTGGCCAAAGAATCAG ATGGCATCTTCCTCATCTATATCAGCACAGATTACGTTTTTGATGGACGTAATCCTCCCTATGGAGAAAACGATGCCCCTAATCCTTTGAACTTGTATGGGAAGTCCAAGCTAGAAGGTGAAAGGGAGATTCTCAGACACTGCCCAG CAGGCGCGGCTGTACTACGAGTGCCCATTCTGTTTGGAGAGGTGGAGAAGGTTGAAGAGAGCGCAGTGACCATGTTGTGGGACCGTGTTCAGGAGGGAGCCGAGAGCTGCACCATAGACCACTGTCAGCAACGCTTCCCCACTTATACTAATGATGTGGCACGTGTCTGCCGGAACATGGCTGAGAGAGCCCTTCAG GATCCATCACTGCGTGGAATCTTCCATTACTCTGCCAAAGAACAGATGACCAAATATGAGATGGCCTTTGCAATAGCAGATGCTTTCAACCTGCCCAGCAGTCATCTAATACCT ATGACAGAGCAGCCTGCTGGAGCAGGAGCCCAAAGGCCTCAAAATGCCCAGTTAGAGTGCTCACGTCTGGAGCTCCTCGGTCTGAGTGCGGAACCCACCCCTTTCAAGACTGCCATTCAGGACAGCCTCTGGCCCTTCCAGCATGACAAACGATGGAGGCAGACTGTCTTTCATTAA
- the LOC132116753 gene encoding cysteine-rich and transmembrane domain-containing protein 1-like — protein sequence MSSLLSPRSPLICGVQMNYEQPPPYTGPGPTAPGYPPPTAPGYPPQGFPPQGYAPQGYPAQPYQGYPVNTDQPNPGYPSYPPGPPGSYPVQPGYQAYPQQQYGGPVYGEPPKNTVYVVEQGRRDDSGEQACLTACWTALCCCCLWDMLT from the exons ATGTCTTCATTGCTCTCTCCCAGGTCGCCCCTCATCTGCGGTGTGCAGATGAATTACGAGCAGCCCCCCCCCTACACCGGGCCGGGCCCCACTGCTCCAGGATACCCCCCTCCCACAGCTCCCGGGTACCCTCCTCAAGGATTTCCTCCTCAGGGATACGCTCCTCAGGGATACCCTGCACAGCCGTACCAAGGATATCCTGTCAATACTGACCAGCCCAACCCTGGTTACCCAAGCTACCCTCCTGGACCCCCTGGGTCATACCCGGTCCAGCCGGGATACCAGGCGTACCCACAACAACAGTATGGTGGCCCAGTGTACGGGGAACCTCCTAAGAACACTG TGTATGTTGTGGAGCAGGGCAGGCGGGATGATTCTGGGGAGCAGGCATGTCTAACTGCATGTTGGACAGCTCTGTGTTGCTGCTGTCTCTGGGACATGTTGACTTAG
- the LOC132117357 gene encoding methionine adenosyltransferase 2 subunit beta-like isoform X2 — MSIRDKELKIHFKPGHVELVQDEVYTPYRRVLVTGATGLLGHAVYKEFKNNDWDALGCGYNRAQPCFLKCNLLDDDAVRGVIQGFQPHVIVHCAAERRPDVVEHHTEEAMNLNVHACSTLAKESDGIFLIYISTDYVFDGRNPPYGENDAPNPLNLYGKSKLEGEREILRHCPGAAVLRVPILFGEVEKVEESAVTMLWDRVQEGAESCTIDHCQQRFPTYTNDVARVCRNMAERALQDPSLRGIFHYSAKEQMTKYEMAFAIADAFNLPSSHLIPMTEQPAGAGAQRPQNAQLECSRLELLGLSAEPTPFKTAIQDSLWPFQHDKRWRQTVFH; from the exons ATGAGTATCAGAGATAAAGAGCTTAAGATACATTTCAAACCAGGGCACGTTGAGCTTGTTCAG GATGAAGTCTACACTCCATACCGGCGCGTTCTTGTAACTGGTGCAACAGGGCTTCTGGGCCATGCTGTTTACAAGGAGTTCAAGAACAATGACTGGGATGCTTTGGGATGTGGCTACAACCGTGCCCAGCCTTGTTTCCTGAAGTGTAATCTCCTGGATGACGATGCAGTGCGAGGGGTCATTCAGGGGTTTCAG CCTCATGTCATTGTGCACTGTGCTGCTGAGAGGAGGCCAGATGTGGTGGAGCATCACACTGAAGAAGCCATGAACCTGAATGTGCATGCATGTTCTACTCTGGCCAAAGAATCAG ATGGCATCTTCCTCATCTATATCAGCACAGATTACGTTTTTGATGGACGTAATCCTCCCTATGGAGAAAACGATGCCCCTAATCCTTTGAACTTGTATGGGAAGTCCAAGCTAGAAGGTGAAAGGGAGATTCTCAGACACTGCCCAG GCGCGGCTGTACTACGAGTGCCCATTCTGTTTGGAGAGGTGGAGAAGGTTGAAGAGAGCGCAGTGACCATGTTGTGGGACCGTGTTCAGGAGGGAGCCGAGAGCTGCACCATAGACCACTGTCAGCAACGCTTCCCCACTTATACTAATGATGTGGCACGTGTCTGCCGGAACATGGCTGAGAGAGCCCTTCAG GATCCATCACTGCGTGGAATCTTCCATTACTCTGCCAAAGAACAGATGACCAAATATGAGATGGCCTTTGCAATAGCAGATGCTTTCAACCTGCCCAGCAGTCATCTAATACCT ATGACAGAGCAGCCTGCTGGAGCAGGAGCCCAAAGGCCTCAAAATGCCCAGTTAGAGTGCTCACGTCTGGAGCTCCTCGGTCTGAGTGCGGAACCCACCCCTTTCAAGACTGCCATTCAGGACAGCCTCTGGCCCTTCCAGCATGACAAACGATGGAGGCAGACTGTCTTTCATTAA
- the LOC132117357 gene encoding methionine adenosyltransferase 2 subunit beta-like isoform X1: protein MSIRDKELKIHFKPGHVELVQDEVYTPYRRVLVTGATGLLGHAVYKEFKNNDWDALGCGYNRAQPCFLKCNLLDDDAVRGVIQGFQPHVIVHCAAERRPDVVEHHTEEAMNLNVHACSTLAKESDGIFLIYISTDYVFDGRNPPYGENDAPNPLNLYGKSKLEGEREILRHCPAGAAVLRVPILFGEVEKVEESAVTMLWDRVQEGAESCTIDHCQQRFPTYTNDVARVCRNMAERALQDPSLRGIFHYSAKEQMTKYEMAFAIADAFNLPSSHLIPMTEQPAGAGAQRPQNAQLECSRLELLGLSAEPTPFKTAIQDSLWPFQHDKRWRQTVFH from the exons ATGAGTATCAGAGATAAAGAGCTTAAGATACATTTCAAACCAGGGCACGTTGAGCTTGTTCAG GATGAAGTCTACACTCCATACCGGCGCGTTCTTGTAACTGGTGCAACAGGGCTTCTGGGCCATGCTGTTTACAAGGAGTTCAAGAACAATGACTGGGATGCTTTGGGATGTGGCTACAACCGTGCCCAGCCTTGTTTCCTGAAGTGTAATCTCCTGGATGACGATGCAGTGCGAGGGGTCATTCAGGGGTTTCAG CCTCATGTCATTGTGCACTGTGCTGCTGAGAGGAGGCCAGATGTGGTGGAGCATCACACTGAAGAAGCCATGAACCTGAATGTGCATGCATGTTCTACTCTGGCCAAAGAATCAG ATGGCATCTTCCTCATCTATATCAGCACAGATTACGTTTTTGATGGACGTAATCCTCCCTATGGAGAAAACGATGCCCCTAATCCTTTGAACTTGTATGGGAAGTCCAAGCTAGAAGGTGAAAGGGAGATTCTCAGACACTGCCCAG CAGGCGCGGCTGTACTACGAGTGCCCATTCTGTTTGGAGAGGTGGAGAAGGTTGAAGAGAGCGCAGTGACCATGTTGTGGGACCGTGTTCAGGAGGGAGCCGAGAGCTGCACCATAGACCACTGTCAGCAACGCTTCCCCACTTATACTAATGATGTGGCACGTGTCTGCCGGAACATGGCTGAGAGAGCCCTTCAG GATCCATCACTGCGTGGAATCTTCCATTACTCTGCCAAAGAACAGATGACCAAATATGAGATGGCCTTTGCAATAGCAGATGCTTTCAACCTGCCCAGCAGTCATCTAATACCT ATGACAGAGCAGCCTGCTGGAGCAGGAGCCCAAAGGCCTCAAAATGCCCAGTTAGAGTGCTCACGTCTGGAGCTCCTCGGTCTGAGTGCGGAACCCACCCCTTTCAAGACTGCCATTCAGGACAGCCTCTGGCCCTTCCAGCATGACAAACGATGGAGGCAGACTGTCTTTCATTAA